From the Streptomyces pluripotens genome, one window contains:
- a CDS encoding SDR family oxidoreductase — protein sequence MDNSPASPVDNSLRGRTVVVTGGTQGVGAGIARAFAEAGAQVLACARRPPEQPLDGVGFIPLDLRDPPAVRAFFEGLPRLDVLVNNAGGTPYRLLADAGAERHARVIELNLVTPLTASLAAYQHLRRSSGSIVMVGSVSGARPSPGSAAYGAAKAGLANLAASMAVEWAPEIRVNTLVVGLVRTELAHLHYGGPDGVRAVSRTVPLGRLAVPADVGAAAVFLASDAAAYISGASLQVHGGGERPAFLDAATTEEDVTGTSTAPEEG from the coding sequence GTGGACAACTCACCTGCGAGCCCTGTGGACAACTCGCTGCGCGGCCGGACCGTCGTGGTCACCGGCGGTACCCAGGGCGTGGGTGCCGGCATCGCGCGGGCCTTCGCCGAAGCGGGCGCCCAGGTCTTGGCCTGCGCCCGCAGGCCTCCGGAACAGCCGTTGGACGGCGTCGGGTTCATCCCGCTCGACCTGCGCGACCCGCCCGCCGTCCGGGCCTTCTTCGAGGGGCTGCCCCGGCTGGACGTGCTCGTCAACAACGCCGGCGGTACGCCGTACCGTTTGTTGGCCGACGCCGGTGCCGAACGGCACGCCAGAGTCATCGAGCTGAACTTGGTCACACCGCTGACCGCGTCTCTCGCCGCCTACCAGCACCTGCGGCGCAGCAGCGGCTCGATCGTGATGGTCGGCAGCGTCAGCGGAGCTCGCCCCTCGCCGGGCTCCGCCGCGTACGGCGCGGCCAAGGCGGGCCTGGCGAATCTGGCCGCCTCCATGGCCGTGGAGTGGGCGCCGGAGATCCGGGTCAACACCCTCGTCGTGGGGCTGGTCCGCACCGAACTGGCCCACCTGCACTACGGCGGTCCCGACGGCGTCCGCGCCGTCTCCCGTACCGTCCCGCTGGGCCGACTGGCCGTCCCCGCGGACGTCGGCGCCGCCGCCGTCTTCCTCGCCTCCGACGCCGCCGCCTACATCAGCGGGGCGAGCCTGCAGGTGCACGGGGGCGGGGAACGGCCCGCCTTCCTGGACGCCGCCACCACCGAAGAGGACGTCACGGGTACCTCGACCGCCCCCGAGGAGGGCTGA
- a CDS encoding SDR family oxidoreductase has protein sequence MSGICDGRVVVVTGAGRGLGRAHALAFAAEGARVVVNDLGVGLDGGPGPDSPAGQVAEEIRAAGGEAVAHGGDIATGRGAVSLIRAAVETYGRLDTLVSNAGFLRDRMLVNLGEGDWDAVIRVHLTGHFLPLKYAAAHWRAEAKAGRTPVARVVHTSSGAGLLGSVGQGNYSAAKAGIVGLTLVAAAELARYGVQVNALAPAARTRMTERTFAETMAAPATGFDAMAPENVSPLVVWLGSAESTGVTGRVFEAEGGRITVMEGWRPGPTNDIRARRTPAEAGETARKLLAAAEPPGAVYGA, from the coding sequence ATGAGCGGAATCTGCGATGGCCGGGTGGTCGTCGTCACCGGAGCGGGCCGCGGGCTCGGTCGTGCCCACGCCCTCGCCTTCGCGGCCGAGGGCGCGCGGGTCGTCGTCAACGATCTCGGTGTCGGCCTCGACGGTGGCCCGGGCCCGGACAGCCCCGCCGGACAGGTCGCTGAGGAGATCCGGGCCGCGGGTGGTGAGGCGGTCGCGCACGGCGGTGACATCGCCACCGGCAGGGGTGCGGTCTCGTTGATCAGGGCCGCCGTGGAGACCTACGGCAGACTCGACACCCTCGTCAGCAACGCGGGCTTCCTGCGCGACCGCATGCTGGTCAACCTCGGCGAGGGCGACTGGGACGCCGTGATCCGTGTCCATCTCACCGGGCACTTCCTGCCCCTGAAGTACGCAGCCGCACACTGGCGTGCCGAGGCCAAGGCGGGGCGCACACCGGTGGCCCGGGTCGTTCACACCAGCAGCGGCGCCGGCCTCTTGGGCTCAGTCGGGCAGGGCAACTACAGCGCGGCCAAGGCCGGGATCGTCGGTCTCACCCTGGTCGCGGCCGCTGAACTCGCCCGCTACGGCGTACAGGTGAACGCCCTCGCGCCCGCCGCCCGCACCCGCATGACGGAACGCACCTTCGCTGAGACCATGGCGGCACCCGCCACCGGTTTCGACGCCATGGCCCCCGAGAACGTCTCCCCCCTCGTGGTCTGGCTCGGCTCGGCCGAGAGCACGGGCGTGACCGGTCGGGTGTTCGAGGCGGAGGGCGGCCGGATCACCGTCATGGAGGGCTGGCGGCCCGGCCCCACCAACGACATCAGAGCACGCCGGACACCAGCGGAGGCGGGGGAAACGGCACGGAAACTGCTGGCCGCTGCGGAACCGCCGGGGGCGGTCTACGGGGCTTAG
- a CDS encoding chorismate mutase, with protein MTTSNTGTGDMDPTVRQELERLRASIDNIDAAVVHMLAERFKCTQQVGRLKAVHQLPPADQAREARQIERLRSLAESAKLDPAFAEKFLNFIIAEVIRHHERIAEDTNGH; from the coding sequence ATGACCACCAGCAACACCGGCACCGGTGACATGGACCCCACGGTCCGACAGGAACTGGAGCGGCTGCGCGCCAGCATCGACAACATCGATGCGGCCGTCGTCCACATGCTCGCCGAGCGTTTCAAGTGCACCCAACAGGTCGGCCGCCTCAAGGCGGTGCACCAGCTGCCGCCCGCCGACCAGGCCCGCGAGGCCCGGCAGATCGAGCGGCTGCGTAGCCTCGCCGAGAGCGCCAAGCTCGATCCGGCCTTCGCCGAAAAATTCCTGAACTTCATCATCGCCGAGGTGATCCGGCACCACGAGCGGATCGCCGAGGACACCAACGGACACTGA
- a CDS encoding enoyl-CoA hydratase family protein has product MGVSTSSPEKGISLVAVDFPPVNALPAAGWFALAEAVRTAGRDPEVRCVVLAAEGRGFNAGVDIKEIQADGQKALISANHGCAEAFTAVYECATPVVAAVQGFCLGGGIGLAGNADAIVASEDAAFGLPELDRGALGAATHLARLVPQHLMRALYYTGRTASAAELHRHGSVWRVVPRPRLRAAALELAREIAAKDGQLLRMAKAAINGIDPVDVHRSYRFEQGFTFEANLSGLADQVRGTFGQEGA; this is encoded by the coding sequence ATGGGTGTCTCCACCTCGTCCCCGGAAAAGGGGATTTCGCTTGTCGCGGTCGATTTCCCACCGGTGAACGCTCTGCCGGCAGCCGGATGGTTCGCGCTGGCCGAGGCGGTCCGCACGGCAGGCCGGGATCCGGAGGTCCGGTGTGTCGTGCTGGCGGCCGAGGGGCGGGGTTTCAACGCGGGCGTGGACATCAAGGAGATACAGGCGGACGGGCAGAAGGCACTGATCAGTGCCAACCACGGCTGCGCCGAAGCCTTCACAGCGGTCTACGAGTGCGCTACGCCCGTCGTCGCAGCAGTACAGGGCTTCTGCCTGGGCGGCGGCATAGGCCTGGCGGGCAACGCGGACGCGATCGTGGCGAGTGAGGACGCCGCCTTCGGGCTGCCCGAGCTGGACCGAGGGGCCCTGGGAGCCGCGACCCATCTGGCGCGGCTGGTCCCGCAGCACCTGATGCGTGCCCTCTACTACACCGGGCGCACTGCCAGCGCCGCCGAACTGCACCGGCACGGCTCGGTCTGGCGCGTGGTGCCACGCCCTCGGTTACGGGCGGCGGCCCTGGAACTCGCCCGGGAGATCGCCGCGAAGGACGGGCAGCTGCTGCGTATGGCCAAGGCCGCCATCAACGGGATCGATCCGGTCGACGTGCACCGCAGCTACCGCTTCGAGCAGGGCTTCACCTTCGAGGCCAACCTCAGCGGACTGGCCGACCAGGTCCGCGGCACGTTCGGGCAGGAGGGAGCGTAG